One window of Manihot esculenta cultivar AM560-2 chromosome 17, M.esculenta_v8, whole genome shotgun sequence genomic DNA carries:
- the LOC110605711 gene encoding glucan endo-1,3-beta-glucosidase 3 — translation MPKLTNTLPLLSLLMVSCFNLGWNLKTANGQKTWCIVNPSTTHSELLVNLDYACSHVRCSQIQQGSSCFYPNTYHHHASFAMNLYYQFMGRHEEDCNFTNSALISLSDPSSGSCIYESGGNLEAYGKPYNKTYETWCVAKPATEDDMLQENINFSCNHVDCSPIQDGGSCFSPTTLMNHAAFAMNLYYQSTGRGSNSCEFRGTGLLVTTNPGTQLQN, via the exons ATGCCTAAACTAACTAATACTCTTCCCCTTCTCTCTCTTCTCATGGTTTCCTGCTTCAACTTAG GATGGAATCTGAAGACGGCTAATGGACAA AAAACTTGGTGCATTGTGAACCCTTCAACCACCCACTCTGAGCTACTAGTGAACCTAGATTACGCCTGCAGCCATGTGCGTTGCTCACAGATACAACAAGGAAGCAGCTGCTTCTACCCAAATACTTATCACCACCATGCCTCCTTTGCTATGAACTTGTACTACCAGTTCATGGGTAGGCACGAGGAGGACTGTAACTTCACAAACTCTGCACTAATTTCCTTGAGCGATCCAA GCTCTGGTAGCTGCATTTATGAGAGTG GTGGAAATCTAGAAGCATATGGAAAACCATATAATAAAACATAT GAAACATGGTGTGTAGCTAAACCAGCAACAGAAGATGATATGCTgcaagaaaatataaatttttcatgCAATCATGTGGACTGTAGCCCTATACAGGATGGTGGATCATGCTTCTCTCCAACAACTCTAATGAACCATGCAGCATTTGCCATGAATCTTTACTACCAGAGCACAGGTAGAGGCAGCAATAGCTGTGAGTTTAGAGGTACTGGTCTGCTTGTGACGACAAATCCAGGTACCCAAttgcaaaattaa
- the LOC110605523 gene encoding LRR receptor-like serine/threonine-protein kinase FLS2, whose amino-acid sequence MVCKNISLCIFIVCSVLVHVLSAELSLEAENQALKAFKNGITQDPLGALANWTDATHHCNWSGVACDPSSNLVISISLVDKQLHGQISPFLGNLSALQVLDLTLNSFTGNIPPQLGLCSQLTELTLYENSLSGPIPEELGNLQNLISVDLGDNTLSGNIPESICSCTSLQALGVIFNNLTGPIPRNIGNLVNLQLFVAYGNNLEGSIPVSVGGLQALQALDLSVNHLSGRIPGEIGNLSNLEYLQLFGNSLVGEIPAELGRCKSLAHLELYSNQLSGAIPSELGDLVYLETLRLYKNRLNSTIPLSLFNLTSLTHLGLSENQLTGIVPSEIGSLRSMEVLTLHSNKFTGEIPFTITSLSNLTYLSMGMNFLTGKLPSNIGVLYNLRNLSLNYNLLQGSIPSSISNCTQLLHIDLSYNRITGKIPWGLGQLHNLTKLSLGPNLMSGEIPDDLYNCSNLEILSLGENNFSGLLKSGIGKLYNLRTLKDGFNSFTGQIPPEIGNLSQLITLSLSGNRFSGFIPPTLSKLSSIQGLALQGNDLEGAIPETISELKNLTVLFLGLNRFTGPIPDVISKLEMLSDLDLHSNMLNGSIPKSMAALNRLISLDISHNHLTGSIPGSMLSSMKSMQIFLNLSYNLLEGDIPAELGSLEAVQAIDLSNNNLSGVIPETLGGCRNLFSLDLSGNKLSGPIPDKPLSHMRVLTSMNLSRNDLDGPIPESLAELKHLTTLDLSQNQLKGKIPESFANLSSLKQLNLSFNQLEDQVPETGIFKSISASSLIGNPGLCGSKSLQPCRKRSSLSLSKKTVWILISIGVVFTLLILAVLISILLRSARKPKAERIEDAEPEFTSKLKLTRFEPIELENATSFFSEDNIIGASSLSTVYKGQLEDGGIVAVKKLNLQQFPEESDRSFYREVKTLSQLRHNNLVKVIGYAWESTKLKALVLEYMHNGSLDSIIHDPHVDQSRWTLSERINVCISIASGLDYLHSGYDFPIVHCDLKPSNILLDSNWAAHVSDFGTARILGVHLQDGSSLSSVSSAFQGTIGYLAPEFAYMRKATTKVDVFSFGIIVMEFLTKRRPTQITEEDGLPISLSQVIEKALGNGIDGLLQVVDPMIHAPKDQERVAELFKLSLSCTNPNPDNRPNMNEVLSSLKKLS is encoded by the exons ATGGTGTGTAAAAATATCAGTCTGTGCATATTCATTGTTTGCTCTGTTCTGGTTCATGTTCTATCTGCTGAACTAAGCTTGGAAGCTGAAAACCAGGCCTTGAAGGCTTTCAAGAATGGCATCACGCAGGATCCTTTAGGAGCACTTGCTAATTGGACTGATGCAACCCATCACTGCAACTGGTCTGGTGTTGCCTGTGACCCTTCCTCGAATCTTGTCATCTCCATTTCTCTTGTTGACAAGCAGCTTCATGGGCAGATATCTCCATTTCTTGGAAATCTCTCAGCTCTCCAGGTTCTTGATTTGACTTTAAATTCATTCACTGGGAACATTCCACCCCAGCTAGGACTTTGCTCTCAGTTAACAGAACTTACTCTTTATGAAAATTCCCTTTCAGGTCCAATTCCAGAAGAATTAGGAAACCTTCAAAATCTGATTTCTGTAGATTTAGGTGACAATACCTTGTCTGGAAATATTCCTGAAAGCATTTGTAGCTGCACTTCCTTGCAAGCGCTTGGTGTCATTTTTAACAATCTGACAGGACCAATACCCAGAAACATAGGGAACTTGGTTAACCTGCAACTTTTTGTTGCATATGGAAACAACTTAGAGGGCTCAATACCTGTTTCAGTTGGAGGATTGCAAGCTTTGCAAGCTTTAGACCTGAGCGTAAACCATTTGTCAGGACGAATACCTGGAGAGATAGGGAACTTGTCCAACTTGGAGTACCTTCAGTTGTTTGGAAATTCTCTTGTTGGCGAAATCCCTGCTGAACTAGGTCGCTGTAAAAGCCTTGCACATCTTGAACTATACAGCAATCAGCTCTCTGGAGCCATTCCCTCTGAGCTTGGAGATTTGGTCTATTTAGAAACATTGCGGTTGTATAAAAATAGGCTGAATTCTACGATTCCGCTTTCCTTATTCAACTTGACTTCATTAACCCATTTAGGTCTCTCAGAAAATCAATTAACTGGAATAGTACCTTCTGAGATAGGATCACTGAGGTCAATGGAGGTATTGACACTACATTCAAACAAGTTCACAGGGGAGATACCTTTTACAATAACAAGCCTGTCAAACTTAACATACCTGTCTATGGGCATGAATTTCCTGACAGGGAAACTTCCATCAAATATAGGAGTGCTTTACAATTTGAGGAACCTTAGCCTGAACTACAACCTTCTTCAGGGAAGTATTCCTTCTAGTATCTCCAATTGTACCCAACTTCTGCATATAGATTTATCTTATAATAGGATTACTGGGAAAATTCCCTGGGGTTTGGGGCAGTTGCATAATTTAACAAAGCTATCTCTTGGACCAAATCTAATGTCTGGGGAAATACCTGATGACCTTTATAATTGCTCCAATCTTGAGATCTTGAGTTTGGGAGAGAACAATTTCAGTGGATTGCTAAAATCAGGAATTGGGAAGCTCTATAATCTCCGGACTCTCAAAGATGGCTTCAATTCTTTCACAGGGCAAATCCCACCAGAGATTGGCAATTTAAGTCAACTGATCACTTTATCACTTTCTGGAAATAGGTTTTCAGGCTTCATTCCACCAACATTATCCAAGCTTTCTTCCATCCAAGGGCTTGCCTTGCAAGGAAATGATCTAGAAGGTGCAATACCCGAGACTATTTCTGAACTGAAAAATTTAACTGTTCTGTTCCTGGGGCTCAACAGGTTCACGGGTCCAATTCCAGATGTTATCTCAAAACTTGAAATGCTTTCAGACTTGGACCTGCACAGCAACATGTTAAATGGGTCCATTCCTAAAAGTATGGCGGCTCTTAATCGACTAATATCTCTTGATATCTCTCACAACCATCTCACAGGATCAATTCCTGGATCTATGCTGTCCAGCATGAAAAGTATGCAGATTTTTCTTAACTTGTCATACAATTTGTTGGAGGGAGACATTCCAGCTGAGCTAGGAAGTTTGGAAGCAGTACAAGCCATTGATCTCTCAAACAACAATCTTTCAGGAGTCATTCCTGAAACACTTGGAGGCTGCAGAAACTTGTTCTCCCTTGATCTGTCAGGGAACAAACTCTCTGGTCCAATTCCAGATAAACCTTTGAGCCATATGAGGGTTCTTACAAGCATGAACCTTTCCAGGAATGATTTAGATGGTCCAATCCCTGAAAGTTTGGCAGAGTTGAAGCATCTAACAACTCTAGACCTCTCTCAGAACCAGCTGAAGGGCAAAATACCTGAGAGCTTTGCCAATCTTTCCTCCTTGAAACAACTTAATTTGTCTTTTAATCAACTTGAAGACCAAGTTCCTGAGACTGGCATATTCAAAAGCATAAGTGCTTCCAGTTTGATTGGCAACCCTGGCCTCTGTGGATCCAAGTCTCTACAGCCATGCAGGAAAAGGAGTTCCCTTTCCTTATCGAAGAAAACAGTCTGGATTCTGATTTCAATTGGTGTGGTTTTCACACTTCTTATTTTGGCGGTATTGATCTCAATACTCCTCCGATCTGCTAGAAAGCCTAAAGCAGAACGAATTGAAGATGCAGAACCAGAATTCACTTCAAAATTGAAACTCACAAGGTTTGAGCCGATTGAATTAGAAAATGCAACTAGCTTCTTCAGCGAAGATAACATTATTGGTGCCAGCAGTTTGAGCACTGTTTATAAGGGCCAATTGGAAGACGGAGGGATTGTAGCTGTAAAGAAACTGAATTTGCAACAGTTCCCTGAAGAATCTGACAGGAGCTTCTATAGAGAAGTCAAAACATTGAGCCAGTTGAGACACAACAATTTGGTGAAGGTAATTGGTTATGCCTGGGAGAGCACAAAACTAAAGGCTTTAGTTCTTGAATACATGCACAATGGGAGCTTGGACAGCATCATCCATGACCCTCATGTCGATCAATCGAGGTGGACATTATCTGAGAGAATCAATGTCTGTATTTCAATTGCAAGTGGACTGGATTACTTGCATTCTGGGTATGACTTCCCCATTGTTCACTGTGATTTGAAACCCTCCAACATTCTGTTGGACAGTAATTGGGCTGCCCATGTTAGCGACTTCGGAACGGCTCGCATACTTGGCGTTCATCTCCAGGATGGAAGTAGTCTTTCCTCTGTATCATCAGCTTTCCAGGGCACTATCGGCTATTTGGCACCAG AATTTGCATATATGAGGAAGGCAACAACAAAAGTAGATGTCTTCAGCTTTGGGATTATAGTGATGGAGTTCCTGACAAAACGAAGGCCAACCCAAATTACAGAAGAGGATGGACTTCCCATCAGTCTGAGTCAAGTGATTGAGAAAGCCCTTGGCAATGGCATCGATGGACTTCTTCAAGTAGTAGACCCTATGATTCATGCTCCCAAGGATCAAGAAAGAGTTGCAGAGCTCTTTAAGCTTTCCTTGAGCTGTACCAACCCAAATCCTGATAATCGACCCAACATGAATGAGGTGCTGTCTTCCCTCAAGAAGCTGAGTTGA
- the LOC110605524 gene encoding uncharacterized protein LOC110605524, with protein sequence MQGSEINLTNLTSAWLPVAAAVFLVLHNRSKSEGLVGGLAQMQPSSLHSNFFSSLRQVEKRLKLESPTQPFSLSPPPPLPPAYLRVNELSTESLSTPIYLHVDQEPNTNNSTPLQESSEPPPAFLSSSLHSSSASQNPHHEIPQEQLKTIYGTETNGVDEIELLMQLLGLSDIEQRNHEKEEEKERSCDDSCRCEGGFYDKIVGAKGPKCKKEVERFEGWIKYYLQNCGGEEKREPLRVAFLLLGKAAFQYEDGDGASFGGLEFPSTIEEFLKYDPPRESK encoded by the exons ATGCAAGGTTCCgaaattaatttaactaatttaaccTCGGCTTGGTTGCCCGTTGCCGCCGCCGTGTTTCTAGTTCTGCACAATCGTTCTAAATCCGAAGGGCTTGTTGGTGGCTTAGCCCAAATGCAACCGTCGTCTCTGCATTCCAATTTCTTCTCATCTCTGAGGCAG GTTGAGAAAAGATTGAAGCTTGAAAGCCCAACGCAACCCTTCAGTTTGTCGCCGCCACCACCCCTACCACCAGCATATTTGCGCGTTAACGAATTATCGACAGAATCTCTAAGTACGCCGATATATCTGCACGTCGACCAAGAACCCAACACCAATAACTCAACGCCTCTCCAAGAAAGCAGTGAGCCTCCACCGGCATTCCTTTCATCTTCTCTACACTCTTCATCAGCCAGTCAAAACCCACATCACGAAATCCCCCAAGAACAGCTCAAAACAATCTATGGAACTGAAACTAATGGTGTTGATGAGATTGAATTGTTAATGCAGCTATTAGGCTTGTCAGATATTGAGCAAAGAAACcatgagaaagaagaagagaaagaaaggtCTTGTGATGATTCTTGTAGATGTGAGGGTGGTTTTTATGACAAGATTGTTGGAGCCAAGGGGCCCAAGTGTAAAAAGGAAGTGGAGAGATTCGAGGGGTGGATTAAGTACTATTTACAGAATTGTGgtggagaagagaagagagagcCACTGAGAGTGGCTTTTTTGCTTTTGGGTAAGGCTGCTTTTCAGTATGAGGATGGAGATGGTGCTAGTTTTGGTGGCTTGGAGTTTCCTTCAACAATTGAGGAGTTTCTGAAGTATGATCCCCCAAGAGAATCAAAGTGA
- the LOC110605243 gene encoding transcription factor bHLH144, whose product MHSDQQFHPKEVPHFANQRGNSYMHIPVAPSFAAALPPTGKHLMPVHGIEFQPSEICPKNFIIFDQNDHRSQVMFHPAVAHKVRGPGLNLHRSYIQENFDGEEVNDIEREVSSLKEDSDDIDALLSLEEDEQDEYDEEEVSTARTYGDYGSNSPDSYSTCGSKPRKNGSSSIQRFSGNDSSCNSERKRQKMKKMVKALRGIVPGGDQMNTVTVLDEAVRYLKSLKVEVQKIGVGNFKN is encoded by the coding sequence ATGCATAGTGACCAACAATTTCATCCCAAAGAGGTACCCCACTTTGCAAATCAGAGGGGTAATAGTTACATGCATATTCCAGTTGCACCTTCTTTTGCTGCAGCACTACCTCCCACTGGAAAGCATTTGATGCCTGTTCATGGAATTGAATTTCAACCTTCTGAGATTTGCCCCAAGAATTTCATTATTTTCGATCAGAATGATCATCGAAGCCAAGTTATGTTCCATCCTGCAGTTGCCCACAAAGTACGTGGTCCTGGCTTAAATTTGCATAGAAGTTACATCCAAGAGAATTTTGATGGAGAAGAGGTCAATGATATTGAAAGAGAAGTATCTTCTCTAAAAGAGGATTCAGATGATATTGATGCATTGTTGAGCTTGGAAGAGGATGAACAGGATGAATATGATGAGGAAGAAGTTAGCACTGCACGAACTTATGGAGATTATGGAAGCAATTCCCCTGATTCTTATTCGACTTGTGGTTCTAAACCCAGGAAAAATGGATCTTCCTCTATTCAGAGGTTCTCTGGAAATGATAGCAGCTGTAACAGTGAAAGGAAACGGCAGAAAATGAAGAAGATGGTGAAGGCACTGAGAGGAATTGTACCTGGTGGTGACCAAATGAATACGGTAACAGTTCTTGATGAAGCCGTCAGATATCTGAAGTCTCTCAAAGTTGAAGTGCAGAAGATTGGAGTTGggaattttaagaattaa